A single window of Chloracidobacterium sp. DNA harbors:
- a CDS encoding CHAT domain-containing protein, translating to MTESCLAEQIISAGSDADRLRLLLSAANDPAGRLSDEIRELCISSWSSDPSRVQRSASALRCIYKAHRTDDVLANLKWTDGIAAITRGRFENAVERLEVAISVFLNLGRDTEAARVKVSKLLALAMLSRYDEALDTGLAAIPVLVDSGDQLAAGKIEMNLSNIVSRRGKHADAEGYCASARRRFIVAGEPSWQAMAENGLANTYAELNDFDRAARFYKAARATAIGAGMLVTEAEVEASMGNLALFRGRYGDALRHLELSRRKFAMLDMPHQTAIADLEIADIYAELNLNIEAVGIYRDVCGELRRLKLQSEESRARINYARAVYATGDIRTAKKQIGRALKLFEAEGNDSGTALARLETANIALRSGDHVTALRNAEMARELLTKTTNPRLGLAAAILAGEAIGQRGEADNAARVFRQVLDDAIRLRHPDVRQRALTLLGEIDVDAGNHPDGERKFKMAIAIVEKLRAPLASEEFGMAFLAARLRPYDALARLYLRRDRIKDAFRIVESGRSRSLADSIGRRKKGSGYVGDLDRRLDDVREELNTYYKRLDRAEADEVADIRRAVDEREGLISKLTRQISSVAVAHENGRNSRFSAAKLLRQLGNSTALVEFIEIAGQFSAFVAFNGKVEFFRDIASAAAVITTVEDLHFQFGTMRYGYIARFAAEMQSRAEAQLRKLYNLLIRPLGPAIGGTRLVIVPVGTLNYVPFHALFDGEQYLVERFEVSYAPSSAVWAELGDRTSYRLKNALLMGFADERIPLVEDEIKVIGKILPEARLFVGPKATVRAFDRFAPAADIIHLACHGQFRAESPLFSSLHLADGRLTVRDICKHELSAELVVLSACETGLSKVFAGDEILGLARGFLAAGVSSLIVSLWAVNDAAAGRLMTDFYTEIQRGTTTAASLRHSQLIAIERGDHPYLWSPFILIGR from the coding sequence ATGACTGAAAGCTGCCTTGCGGAACAAATCATAAGCGCCGGGTCAGACGCCGACCGACTGCGTCTGCTGTTGAGTGCCGCAAACGATCCGGCGGGGCGTCTGTCCGACGAGATCAGAGAGCTCTGCATCTCGAGTTGGTCGAGCGACCCGTCGCGGGTACAACGTTCGGCCTCCGCTCTTCGCTGCATTTACAAGGCTCATCGCACTGATGACGTTCTGGCAAACCTAAAGTGGACGGACGGTATTGCGGCTATAACGCGCGGAAGATTCGAAAACGCGGTCGAGCGGCTTGAAGTCGCGATATCAGTATTTTTGAACCTCGGCCGCGATACTGAAGCGGCTCGTGTAAAGGTGTCAAAACTGCTCGCCTTGGCAATGCTCTCGCGATATGACGAAGCTCTCGACACGGGTCTCGCGGCAATCCCTGTCCTTGTCGATAGCGGAGATCAGCTTGCTGCCGGAAAGATCGAGATGAATCTGAGCAACATCGTCTCGCGTCGCGGCAAGCACGCCGACGCCGAGGGCTATTGTGCCTCAGCCCGAAGGCGCTTTATTGTCGCCGGCGAACCTTCGTGGCAGGCGATGGCCGAAAATGGACTAGCCAACACATACGCCGAACTCAACGATTTTGACCGCGCTGCCCGATTTTACAAAGCCGCCCGGGCGACAGCTATAGGTGCGGGAATGCTGGTCACCGAGGCCGAGGTCGAGGCAAGTATGGGAAACCTCGCCCTTTTTCGCGGGCGATATGGCGACGCATTGCGGCATCTTGAACTCTCTCGCCGCAAGTTTGCAATGCTCGATATGCCGCATCAAACGGCTATCGCCGACCTTGAGATCGCTGACATTTATGCTGAGCTTAACCTTAATATCGAGGCGGTTGGCATATACAGGGATGTATGTGGAGAGCTTCGCCGACTCAAACTCCAGTCTGAAGAGTCGCGTGCCAGGATAAATTACGCACGAGCGGTCTACGCAACCGGCGATATAAGAACGGCTAAAAAACAGATCGGCCGTGCACTCAAGCTGTTTGAGGCCGAAGGCAACGATTCAGGTACCGCCTTGGCTCGTTTGGAAACTGCGAATATCGCACTCCGCAGCGGCGATCACGTAACCGCGTTGAGGAATGCGGAGATGGCCCGCGAACTCCTGACAAAAACCACTAATCCGCGCCTCGGGTTGGCGGCCGCCATTCTTGCCGGTGAAGCTATCGGGCAACGCGGTGAAGCTGACAATGCGGCAAGAGTGTTTCGACAGGTTCTCGACGACGCCATTCGCCTGCGGCATCCGGACGTTCGGCAGCGAGCCCTGACCCTTCTTGGTGAAATAGACGTCGACGCCGGGAACCATCCTGATGGAGAGCGAAAATTCAAAATGGCGATCGCGATCGTCGAAAAGCTGAGAGCACCGCTCGCATCCGAAGAATTCGGAATGGCGTTTCTTGCCGCCCGTTTAAGACCGTACGACGCTCTCGCTCGTCTATATCTACGACGAGATCGGATAAAAGACGCTTTTCGCATAGTTGAAAGTGGGCGTTCACGATCGCTAGCAGATTCGATTGGGCGCCGCAAGAAGGGCTCAGGATATGTAGGTGATCTCGACCGTCGACTCGATGACGTTCGGGAGGAACTTAACACATACTATAAACGTCTCGACCGCGCCGAAGCCGACGAAGTGGCTGATATCAGACGCGCGGTCGATGAACGCGAAGGTCTGATAAGCAAACTTACGCGTCAGATCTCAAGCGTTGCGGTCGCACACGAGAACGGCCGTAATTCAAGGTTCTCGGCCGCCAAATTGTTGCGGCAACTGGGCAATTCCACGGCGTTGGTAGAATTTATCGAGATCGCCGGGCAATTTTCCGCGTTCGTCGCATTTAATGGAAAGGTAGAGTTTTTTCGCGACATTGCCTCAGCAGCAGCAGTCATTACGACAGTTGAAGATCTGCATTTTCAATTCGGGACGATGCGGTATGGCTACATTGCTCGATTTGCCGCCGAAATGCAGTCGCGTGCCGAAGCCCAACTCAGGAAGTTGTACAACTTGCTCATTCGCCCTCTAGGTCCGGCAATCGGCGGTACTCGTTTGGTCATCGTGCCGGTCGGTACGCTGAATTATGTCCCGTTTCACGCACTTTTTGATGGAGAGCAGTATCTCGTCGAAAGATTTGAGGTAAGCTACGCCCCAAGTTCGGCGGTCTGGGCCGAACTTGGCGATCGCACGTCGTACCGCCTGAAAAATGCTCTTTTGATGGGCTTCGCTGACGAACGGATTCCACTAGTTGAGGACGAGATTAAGGTGATAGGCAAAATACTACCGGAAGCCCGGTTATTTGTAGGGCCGAAGGCGACAGTCCGGGCTTTCGATCGATTCGCACCTGCTGCCGACATTATTCACCTCGCGTGTCACGGACAGTTTCGGGCTGAAAGTCCGCTTTTTTCGAGTCTGCATCTGGCAGATGGACGCCTAACAGTTCGCGATATCTGTAAACACGAACTTTCGGCTGAGCTTGTTGTGCTCAGCGCGTGCGAAACTGGATTAAGCAAGGTTTTTGCGGGTGACGAGATACTCGGGCTTGCACGCGGATTTCTCGCCGCGGGAGTATCATCGCTCATTGTCAGCCTCTGGGCGGTAAACGATGCCGCGGCAGGACGTTTGATGACCGATTTTTATACCGAAATACAACGCGGCACCACCACCGCCGCATCTCTCAGACATTCTCAGTTAATAGCGATCGAGCGCGGTGATCATCCGTATTTGTGGTCACCGTTTATATTGATCGGCCGATAA